GACACCTTTGCGGGCGTCGAGAGCGTGAAAAAGCCATGAGCGAAAGCGCAACCAAACATGATATGGCTGGGATTCTCGAGGGGAGCATCGTAGATGGGACATCCGCTGTCTTCCGCGTCGAGGATGCCTTCGTGATAGCTCGAAATTTAGCACTATTTTACTGAGATTTTTAAGTATACTATTACTCATATTATCACTCATTTCATACTCCGATAGATACACTGCCTATTTTGCATACTTATGAGTTCTTGTTCATTTTCATATGAGCTTTGCATATTTAGTAGTTTTAGTAGGATTTTATTATGTTTCCCTTGTTTTTGATATGTGTTTAGGTGTTATTGGCGATCATAGAAAAATGGATCAAAAGGGACCAAAAGGGTACAAGATGGGAGAATTACAGGCACCCGACTTAGCCATATAAGGTGTAGGAAAAATGATATTTTTCCAACATCTTATATTTAAGTTCTAAGACCATGGTGTTGTAGCCCTTGTTCATACGAGTTCAACGAGCCGAAGAACACATTAATCGAAGTCCGGATGAAGAAATGACGAGCAAAATGCGAAAGCATCTCCAAGTTTAACGACCATCGGTACGAGCAAACCCCGCCCGTACCAGGCTCCGTTGGGTCTGCTTCATCAAACGGAACAACATTTGTGAAGGCCCGATGTGCATATTCGGACCCAAGCTTCGTCGGTTCGCAAAACCGGCCTCCAGCGCCTATATAAAGAGGGAAGGAGGTAAGGAGAGGCACCACTTCATCATCCACGCCCTAGGGGCGAAGCCCTgctgctccgccgccgccgcctccatcacCATCTCCACCAACGCAGAAGAGGGGGAGGAGGCTAGGATCTTGAAGAGCAACGCatcgatctccatcatcatcatcatcatcatcatcatcatcatcatcatcatcatcatcatcatcatcatcattatcatcatcatcatcatcatcaccatcatcatcaacgTCTCCATCACAGATCCCCTTTTTTTACTTGGTTGTGATCCGAACTCTATTAGGATTTACATTGTACGCAATTGTACCATCATATTCATATTGCCATGATGTTGATCCCCTTCATATATCAGTAGTCCCTTTGTTCTTGGGAAAATATGGAGAAACCCTAGGAATATTATGGTGGGAAATAAATATGTTTTATACCTTCGATCTGTGAAGTGCACACATAATATTTGCCTTATGGACAAGGAGGGAACTACCCTTTGAAGTGTGGTAGAGTGAACAGCGGGAAGTGACATTACCGTATCGGCGCTCTAACACATGGATGAGGGGGATAATGAGGGATTCACTAAGCTCATATCGATAACCATGGGGTAAAAATCTTAATAGCAATAGTCAATATGTGGCCGTACCGCGTCGTCCGCCTTAGCCCTAAGGCGGCTGCACCTGGTACGGGCGGGATGTGCCCATACCACGTATCGAACGCCAGAAACAGGCATGGAAGATGTAACCAAATCAAAAATTTCatatcctctctctctcttcctcctccaaacTCAAAACCCACTCCTTTGGATCTCCAAATTCGTTCGTTTTTTATATTCGTTTCCTCGCACTCGATCGAAGTATGGTACGTTTCTCCTCCGATCCCCAACTTTTTATCCGTGAATGCATGCTCTAGCTTTTATCATTATCAATCTAGACTTAGGTCATATTATGAACTTCATCACCTTAATGAGCATGCTAGATTTCAATTTTAGAGATTGTTTTATAAGATGTGTAGAGGACTATTTCTATCGGATCAGATTTTTTACTTTTGTTAAAAAAATTAGTTGTGCTTAAGATACTAAACGGTTGATTATTTATTTTAGATGAACACAAGGAGCCGCTCGTGCGCTGTAGCTTCACATGATGCACTACCGGTGGAAGACTCACCCGCTTCGCTCAGTATCGAGTTCGAAGACCGCCGTCATCTCAACCGTTGCAACCGTCTAGATCAAGTCGACAAAATGGGCATGCCCCCATATTCTGAACCAACTAGGCGTACGCGATGATGTCAATACTCTTTGCAACAATGTTGGTTTCCTTGACTTTTCTTTTCAGGAGGTTGCCACCTATCGCCGCTTGACCTGAAGCACACTGTGAACCATTACTACAAGACTGAGGAGAATCAACCCGGAGTCGACCGGATATCCTTCCGTTTAATGAACCGTGAGTATGATTTGACTCTAGATGAGTGGTGCAATCACTTTGGCTTTGAGAACAGCGCCACCGCCAACCTCTATGCATGCTTTACTTTGAACCCCTCACCTAGCATGTATTTTTTAGGATGAGAGTATCTAGAACACTCCCCCGAGGGAATTCTATTGAGTGCCCTGCTATTCGCTATTTGTACTATGTCATTGCTAACACCTTGCAGGCACGAGGTGATTTCACAAGACTTAGTGAAGCGTTTTACTAACACCTTAGCAATAACATAGAgaaatctcattatgttgagaaagTGTTGAGAGGATTTTGATATGCTGAGTGAAAATATTCTTCCATGCCTTCTGATCCTAGTGTGTTGCTTTATTAAGAATGAAAAAAGCAACTAGATATCAATTGACACACTCTCAAATCAATGGTCCGCTCATGTATTTAGAATGCACTACAAGACCTGATATCTCGTTTCTTGTGAGCAAACTATGCTGGGTTGTGACCAACCCAACAGATGATCATTGACATGCATGCTCTTGAGTGAGTGATGCACTACCTAAAGGGATACACTATACCTGGTATCCAAGAGCAATTGAAGGttatagtgattcaaattggatTTCAGATGCTGATGAGATGAAGGCAGACCACGATGGGCAACCTTTGCTCCTCCCGCGGCACGGCCGCCGTGATGGTCGCGACATGTGAGACAACGACAGCATCCGCCCCGACGAGGGCGCCGGCGAGGACGCCAGACTTCACACAGTCAGTGAAGCTTAAGTACGTGAAGCTCGGATACCACTACCTGATAACCACGGTGTGCACCTGGCATTGCTCCGCTCGCGGGCCTCATCACATTGCACCTCTCCACCTTGACCCTGCGCGACCTCGCCGACCTCTGGCTACACCTCCAGTACAACCTCGTCTCCGTCCCCGCCCTGCTTGGACCACAAGCAGACATGTATTCACTCTTGTTGGTGGCGAGTTTTCTAAAAGTCTTGTAAGAAGACCATCTtagtaaggtcaacaatggaagaAGAACTCACAACATTAGATACTTCAACTGTTGAAGCCGATATGTTTTTCAGTCTTTGAGGGCTCTTGATGAACTTGCAAATGGTTGAAAACTAGTACCGGCTATTCTCATGAACCATGACAACCAAACAATGATTGTAAAAGTGAATAGTTCTAAGGGTTTTATGAAGAGTCCAAAACATGTCGAGAGAAGACTAAAATATGACAGACCGTGCATCGAGAGAGATGGGTTTGATACCCATGTGAGTTATCGAGTGGGTAACCGAACCTATGCAATCGGAGATCTCGTGAAGTAGGACATATGACAGCAAACCAGGTCATCTATGTTAAGAGAGAATTCCAATACTCCCACTTTATTGCAGATGGCCCTCTCTCATAGTTAGTATAAGACATGTTAACTATGTCTTAATGAGTTATGGGTGACTTCTATTGAGCGAAGACGTTGTCATACAAGGCGATCATTAGAGAACACATATATGAGCGACACTGATGGTCACAATGTGTGAAATTTGACTAAATCTCTATAAAGCTCATGAAAtgccgaggagtatgacttataaggTCCACCCGAGGCGAAGCCTATGTCAGCCTAGTACCGTGCCAATATTGAGTGAAACTTGCTGCATAAGGCTGGCAATTCAAGGCctagtccattgttcagttgaTCAGCGTGCGTGTGCATGCTCGCCTCGTGTCCCTATCTTTGAACGTGTGGTGGTTAGGTCGGTGCCTCCCCTCTCATGCTACAAGGAGAAGAGAGACATAACAGATCCCGAGTTCTCCACTCCTTTATGTCTCTCTCCCGTGACCAGTTCATTTTGATGAGCTGCTATCTAGTCTTCTTCATCCAAGTGACTACGATACAAGACCATTCGAGAGAGCAGGTCTCCGAAACTCCGTCCATCGAGAACCTACACTAGGAGACAAACAGTAAGGTTAAGGAAGTGTGTCGCCGCGACTGCTCGGTGTTGtacgagttcttcatcgtcggatTATTTCGTCTTCAGCGACCTTAGCGGATTCAGCGACCCCGACAACACCATGAGCTACCTCAACAACGAAACTGGTGTGGCGACCTTCCCGGTCACGATGTACGTGCTCATACTCTCCTATCTTGCACCAATACTTGCTCCATATTCAGGAATGCTAGATATACTTATTATGATCTCTATGATTAAGTGTGCTAGTGCGTCTGTGATGTTTTCGGTAATGAAATTCACTCATATTGTTGATTGAACTCGCATGTTAATGTTACATGTTGCTAGCTAAATACCCGTGGGCTTGCCATATGGGAAGAAACAAAAATCCACGTTAGTTGAAAAAAAGATATGTGTAGACATTGTAAGAAGCTAAGAACGTTGTACCAAGAAAATACACGCTAGGAGACGACAAACATGAGCGTCTTCCACCCTCTTCAACTTTCACATAACTATATATATATGCTCTGAATTTTCACGAACATCTACAACTTATAATGTGGTTAAAGTTACCATAAGGTATGATTGATGAGAAGTATGTGGTACATAAAAATCTTTTTGGTATTGATCTAAGGTTCTCTTGGAATATCAGACAAAACCAATAGGCAAAACCCCCTAGGTAAGCAACGGAAAACCACGAAGTAGTTGAAAATAGTCAAGTTATACGCCATACACGATGCAAATTACAATTTCGTCATCAGTTATTCTTCGTTTTTTTCCATGCATGGACGCATGACGCATATATACCAGAGTTTCATCAAGCACAAAACAACCAATGAAATAGGAAGATGAGAGGGAGAGAAATATTGCTGGACTGACAGAACATATATACCATATTGTTCCGAGTCGCGTGTGAAGTTTACATTCATGTTATTCGAACTATCGCTGGCAGGTTCCTCTTGTGCATACCGCAGAACGGCAATTCCCAAGCAGCCAATCCATCTCGAACCATTGCTCTCAACTAGCTGGTTCCAAAGCTCCTTATCTCGACCACGCCGAATCAACGATGTTCCACTTAGTTGGTTCGGCCCCAGCAAGAAACTGTATTTTAACGGGAGCACGCGCTTATAAATAGCACATGCACGTACATGCATTACAGTACACCACAAGTTAGCTAGCCATGGAAAGCTTCAAGCTCTCTTTGCTGGTCTCCCTTCTCCCCTTCCTCCTCTTCAACCTTGTCGCCGCCGGGGATGCCGGGGAGGAGCTCGGCACGTACATCATCCACGTGCAGCCCCAGGAGAACCACCTGTTCGGCTCGACCGATGACCGAAAGGCGTTTCACCAGTCCTTCCTCCCCGAGCATGGCCGTCTCCTGCACTCGTACCGCCACGTCGCCAGCGGCTTCGCGGCGCGGCTTACACGGCGGGAACTCGACGCCATCTCCGCCATGCCCGGATTCGTGACCGCCGTGCGAGACGTGATCTACCAGACACAGACGACGCACACGCCGCGATTCCTCGGGCTTGACACGGCCCGGGGCACGAGGAACTTGTCGGTCGGCTTCGGCGAAGGCGTCATTATCGGGGTGCTCGACACCGGCGTCTTCCCCATCCACCCCTCCTTCAGCGGTAAGGGAATGCCGCCACCGCCGGCCAAGTGGAAGGGGAGGTGCGACTTCAAAGGCTCCGCGTGCAACAACAAGCTCATTGGCGCTCAGACTTTCATCAGTGGCAGCCGCGCCCGCAGTCCACCGACTGACGAGGAAGGGCATGGCACGCACACTTCCAGCACTGCGGCAGGAGCGCACGTTCCGGGCGCTCAGGTGCTTGGCCAGGCCAGCGGAGACGCGTCCGGAATGGCGCCGCGCGCGCACTTAGCCATGTACAAGGTTTGCAACGAAGAGGGCTGCGCCAGCGTGGACATCCTTGCCGGCATCGACGCTGCCGTGTCCGATGGCTGCGACGTCTTATCCATGTCGCTTGGCGGGCCCTCGATGCCATTCTACCAAGACAGCCTCGCCATCGGCACGTTCGCCGCTGCGGAGAAGGGTATCTTCGTCAGCATGGCGGCCGGCAACTCGGGTCCACTCCACAGCACGCTGTCAAACGAGGCGCCCTGGATGCTCACCGTCGCCGCCAGCACCATGGATCGTTTGATCCTCGCCAAGGTAATCATCGGAGGCGGACTCTCCTTCGATGGCGAGTCAGTGTACCATCCGGCGTTCAACCTCTCGGGGCCTCTCTTCTTCCCGCTTGTGTATGCCGGCGCGAGCGCGAGGCCCTTCGCCCAGTTCTGCGGCAACGGCTCGCTGGACGGCTTCGATGTGAAGGGCAAGATCGTGCTATGCGACCGGGGAAACAACGTCGGAAGGGTGGACAAGGGTGCCGAAGTGCTGAGAGCAGGAGGCGCCGGCATGATCCTGGCCAACCAGTTCATCGACGGCTACAGCACACTCGCGGACGCGCACGTTCTCCCGGCCTCGCACGTCAGCTTCGTCGCCGGACTAGAGATCAAGGCCTACATCAAATCCACGTCGAACCCGGAGGCAATGATCTCCTTCTTCCAAGGTACGGTCCTCGGCACGTCGCCAGCGCCGGCCATCACCTCCTTCTCCTCCCGCGGACCCAGCATCCAGAGCCCCGGAATTCTGAAGCCCGACATCACGGGCCCAGGCGTGAGCGTGCTTGCGGCGTGGCCGTTCCAGGTCGGCCTGCCAAGGTTCGACCTCAGGCCCACCTTCAACATCATCTCCGGCACGTCCATGTCCACGCCGCACCTCAGCGGCATCGCGGCGCTGATCAAGAGCAACCATCCGGACTGGTCGCCGGCGCAGATCAAATCCGCCATCATGACCACCGCCGATGCCACCGACCGCTCCGGCACGCCAATACTCAACGAGCAGCACATTCCCGCCGACCTCTTCGCCGTCGGGGCCGGCCACGTCAACGCGGAGAAGGCCGTGGATCCAGGCTTGGTCTTTAACATTTCCACCGACGACTACATCGGCTACCTCTGCGGCAAGTACACGGACCACGAGGTCTCGGTGATCGCGCGCCGCCGGGTGCACTGCTCGGCCGTGACGGCCATCTCAGAATACGAGCTGAACTACCCGTCGGTCTCTGTACCGTTCACGCAGGAGACGCAGATGTCTACGAAGTGGGTGTATCGCACGGCGAAGAACGTCGGAGAGGAGCCGGCGGTGTACTACGCCCACGTCGACATGCCGGCGAACAGCTGTGTGAGCGTCAGCGTATTCCCGAGCTCGCTCTCGTTCGCCCAGACGAACCACGAGCAGAGGTTCCTGATAATCGTGTCGGCGACGAATAGCAGCGCCACGGCGCTGCAGGGCGCGGTCCGCTGGGTGTCGGAGAGGCACACCGTGAGGATCCCCATTTCAGCCACCTTTGCTGCGGAATAGAGCTTTGGACTGCTTGGCAACTTCTTCCGTAATGTCAATAATTAGTTGCCTTCGACACTCGAATACAAATGTAATAATCGTGCGTGTTCAATTTACCTATCCAAAATAAAAGAGGAATCTTTGTGGTTAAGATTAAAAGGCTCGCCTCACCATTTGCTTTTATTATAACTAGCGTCTTTGGTACAAATGAATTATGTATTCTGAATGTGTCTACAAATAAATTAGTAGTGTGTATTATGTATTCTGAATACTCCCGGAAAGTGTCTTTGGTACATGGACACCAGTGCTCTCCTCACTTttagatttttgaaaattttaaaatctCACATTTCTAAGTCTCAAAAAATTATGACgttaaatatatagatagatatataCGGGTGGGGTGTATGCAAAAAAGTCCCGttaaaaaatactttgtattttaaACAATATAAAAAAGACAAAGTTTTGACAGTTAATGGAAGTAAATTAGTATTAAAATAGTGTATCCTTTTGTTAGAAATTTgttttttatttgtatttttcaaaatTTAAAGTATTTTTTACCGGGACTTTTTTGCATACACTTCTCATGAAcatatctatctacatatttaacgccacaatttttgaaaacataaaagggtgagattttaaaattttaaaaaaactgAAAGTGGAGGGAGCAATGGCACCCATGTGCACAAATTCCTGTCCGAATACTCACTCCTTTTATTTATCTGGTGTTCTGAGGGTTTTGAAAGTCAGACTTTATAAAGTTTGATAAAAAAATATTTGAAAAATATTAGCAACCATAATAGCAAATTCATATAATTTGCAAAAAATATAGCAAATTCATATAACAGAAATATATAGCTTATGTCGATCAGATTGGTATAACCTTTTTTGAAGCTCGGTATAACTTTTACATTGCAAATGTTTATATTATTTCTAAATATTTAGTCAAACTTTATTTGTTTTTTACCGTGACTACGGCGGGCATAAGCCAGCCTGAACATATATTCAGTCAAGTTGCCTATGAAAATTTTCAGCCTCTACAAGATGGGTTCAAATGAACCAGAGTACTCATGGGTTACAAGGatggagaagaaaaagaaaaacacacACCCACAACACACAAGACCGAGGAGAAAAAGTGGCCACCCCACAAACCTGGGGGACGGTTGGCCGATGAGAACTCATCGCAACCCAAGCACATCGATCACAAGGAAGAGCCCTAGGAACACGCAAGAGGGGCACCACAGCTCTAGTCCTCGTCGGAGTAATCGAACGGCATTGGATCACCGAGACCCAACAACGGCACTGCACCATCGACGTAATCGAAGGGAAGCGCGCATCTGATACCACCCTACGCACCGACACCATCTACGTCGAGGGGGTGGCCGAAAGGTTGCACGCAGCCAGACGACGCCACGACGCCTGTGTGCCACCAGCTGGAGTCGAAGGGCATCACCAAGCAGAGACACACCCATTGAGCACTCTCGCAAAGAGCACCCACAAGGCGCCATAGAGATCCGACAAGGACCCGACACCGGAGCCCAACAACCGGCAAGAAGAAGCCACCACCACCGCTGCCACGGCTCACCTCGCATCGGAGAGGAGACTACACCCATGGCCACCATCTGCAGAACCATAGGGCACACCAGATTAGAAGGAAACAACGTCCTCTATCACTGATGGCAAGACAGAGGAGCTCAACACCCAGCCACGACGCCCCCCCGGGTGGGAAGCACGTCACCACCATGGCCGCCATTGCGAAACCATGGCACTCGCCAGCCCCAGGGGCAACCCCCTCCAGGCTGATGTCTGAGTAAGAGGAGACAACTCTCGCAGCCACACACCGACCGCCAGAGGCCGGCACACCGCAGGCAGGCAGACCGCTGCCCGGCACCATGATGGTCAGCAAGAGGACCAGCCCACTCCTACTGCCACCAAGAAAGCCGAAGGCCCGAGGCCTGGAGGAGGGTGCTCCCTGCCACCGAGGCAGGACACAACAACCACCCCATCAGATCTGGCCGAACCAGATCTTGGACCACCGGACGCCACCTCCAAGAGCAGCAACTTCTGGCCCCATcagtttgactttgactaagCCTAGAATACAAACTAATTATTgtggtattgtgatccaaattcattctaaagggaggctaacttctaacGAGTAGCAaggcccgtcgccggtaggcTCGGGCCGAAGCCCCCCCCCCCTTCGCGGTACGGATCGATGCCACCATCTATATATACCTCTTGTAAGCCGCcgactagggtttatcagattataagataacccacgaagTTTGTAAACACTTCCtctatatagtgaagttttgttgGCCGACGCTCGTGGTTTTTACCTCTATTTGTTGGAGAGGGTTTTCCGCGTTAAAATCTTGTGTCCCATGCGTGCGTTCTTATTTCGATCtttgttatttgcttgtcgcttttataacaagtggtatcagagcctgtgTTTCATTCTAGGGTTTGTGACATATCTTtcttgaagttcgatctaccgcagctggattacaccACGAAATTTTTCTgcggcaagtgaagatgagggcgatcctCACCCAAACTTCCAATCTGGATGAAGCTCCGGAAGGATTCAGCAGGTCCGATGCAAAGACATGTGGTGAGTGTTGAACAACAGTATtatcattttcagcaactttattctctttcctccatgtgCTCCACCTGCACACTAATCCTCTGTTGCTCATCATCGGAAACATCAGAAAAATCAACAGCATTAAAAACATATGTAGATGAACTCTTATGAAACATGACAGTCTTATTAAAGGCAACATTCCTGCTATGCAAAATTGTCTTAGTTTCTAGGATTCCATAACctgtatgccttaactcctgaaccataaccaagaaacacacacttaacaACTCTAGGTTCtaactttccattatcaacatgagcataagcagtgcaaccgaaaactctcaactgtgaataatcagcaggtgaaccagaccatacctcaataggagttttcttatcaagaggaatgcaaggtgacctgtttatcaagtaacaagcggtggaggctgcttcagcccaaaaacgtctatgcataccagcattaaacaacatgcagcgagccttggagatgatggtCATGTTCATCCTCTCTgccacaccattttgttgaggagtgtatgggatggtgtggtgcaCGACAATGCCTTCATCGCTGCGGTAATCATTAAAGATAGTAGAACAAAATTTCATGCCATTGTCGGTGTgaagcaatttaactttctttctgtttgcttctctaccataactttccactttctaaaagcatcaaatacataagatttatgtttcataaagAAAGGCCATACTTTTCTGGAGTAATTATCAATGATAGTAAGCAagtaatttgcaccaccaagagaagtcttACGGGAAGGTCCCCACAGATTAGCATGAACATAATCTAAAATCcctttggtggtatgaacggaaacacttaatttaactcttttatgcttaccaaaaatgcagttctcacagaactcaaacttactcaaattgcaTCCATCTAGCAGGTCTCTCACGTGCAGTTACgccatgccatgttcactcatatgtccaagacgcatatgtgctgacgtgggagttggattgcaacgtcgccagaaagtagcttccttgtgacggtaaagcacacgtccgttgggaaccccaagaggaaggtgtgatgcgtatagcggcaagttttcctcgaagaaaccaaggtttatcgaaccagtaggagtcaagaagcacgttgaaggttgatggcggcggagtgtagtgcggcgcaacaccagggattccggcgccaacgtggaacctgcacaacacaacccaattactttgccccaacttgacagtgagattg
This region of Lolium perenne isolate Kyuss_39 chromosome 2, Kyuss_2.0, whole genome shotgun sequence genomic DNA includes:
- the LOC127336847 gene encoding subtilisin-like protease is translated as MESFKLSLLVSLLPFLLFNLVAAGDAGEELGTYIIHVQPQENHLFGSTDDRKAFHQSFLPEHGRLLHSYRHVASGFAARLTRRELDAISAMPGFVTAVRDVIYQTQTTHTPRFLGLDTARGTRNLSVGFGEGVIIGVLDTGVFPIHPSFSGKGMPPPPAKWKGRCDFKGSACNNKLIGAQTFISGSRARSPPTDEEGHGTHTSSTAAGAHVPGAQVLGQASGDASGMAPRAHLAMYKVCNEEGCASVDILAGIDAAVSDGCDVLSMSLGGPSMPFYQDSLAIGTFAAAEKGIFVSMAAGNSGPLHSTLSNEAPWMLTVAASTMDRLILAKVIIGGGLSFDGESVYHPAFNLSGPLFFPLVYAGASARPFAQFCGNGSLDGFDVKGKIVLCDRGNNVGRVDKGAEVLRAGGAGMILANQFIDGYSTLADAHVLPASHVSFVAGLEIKAYIKSTSNPEAMISFFQGTVLGTSPAPAITSFSSRGPSIQSPGILKPDITGPGVSVLAAWPFQVGLPRFDLRPTFNIISGTSMSTPHLSGIAALIKSNHPDWSPAQIKSAIMTTADATDRSGTPILNEQHIPADLFAVGAGHVNAEKAVDPGLVFNISTDDYIGYLCGKYTDHEVSVIARRRVHCSAVTAISEYELNYPSVSVPFTQETQMSTKWVYRTAKNVGEEPAVYYAHVDMPANSCVSVSVFPSSLSFAQTNHEQRFLIIVSATNSSATALQGAVRWVSERHTVRIPISATFAAE